Proteins encoded in a region of the Haloglomus salinum genome:
- a CDS encoding type II toxin-antitoxin system HicB family antitoxin: MTAGPEIHLIEEGDWWVSRDIETGVASQGETRAEALDMLDEAVALHRGEVGRPVTDDDLREWGIDPDALEPGSKELPEFMR; the protein is encoded by the coding sequence ATGACTGCCGGTCCCGAGATCCACCTCATCGAAGAGGGCGACTGGTGGGTGTCTCGCGATATCGAGACAGGTGTCGCCTCGCAAGGTGAGACGCGAGCGGAAGCGCTCGACATGCTCGACGAGGCCGTCGCGCTCCACCGCGGTGAGGTCGGTCGGCCGGTCACCGACGATGACCTCCGCGAGTGGGGCATCGACCCCGACGCGTTGGAACCTGGCTCGAAGGAGTTGCCCGAGTTCATGCGGTAG